Proteins co-encoded in one Rhodopirellula bahusiensis genomic window:
- a CDS encoding trypsin-like peptidase domain-containing protein, producing the protein MQTTHQLAGVLDRSRQFRWFAQHLMIQFMAVCFSCAAIASSAFATDAVLLEFSSAQCGPCLAMKPVVSELIARGVPVRQVDVGSETHLARRFGIRSTPTYVVLREGKEVTRLLGVQSVSELSAALNQSAAGPLIPTRSSSTEQAWNEPQTRLAPLTSGQNAVDHSPRRAIRKERADSGSNFAGDWQSMNNANGSSERLVSARDAAMEPMPSMSLAGAIENAKAATVRLRVFDGRGYGAGTGTIIDTNGDEALVLTCGHLFRDGEGKDRIEVDLFVAGEVRTVEGQVVDYDAGDRDIGLVAIRPGFPVTPVKVIQEGEKVKVGQTAFSYGCDRGDDPSRRDTRITGVDKYNQNLGMSNLEIDGAPIDGRSGGGLFDDRGVLIGVCNAADYKSDLGIYTGPGSVHWQLERIQLGRLYQGSPAAPVSNDLASTESAPSPPSNQFVGEPALNAPSQNGASGRQFGAATAGAATEMIVILRDPNGQQREQVMTLNSPDADLVRQIRQAAMSR; encoded by the coding sequence GTGCAAACGACTCATCAACTGGCTGGCGTTCTCGACCGATCACGGCAATTTCGTTGGTTTGCCCAACATCTCATGATTCAGTTCATGGCCGTGTGTTTCTCATGTGCGGCGATCGCCTCATCCGCCTTCGCGACTGACGCCGTCTTGCTGGAGTTTTCCTCGGCTCAGTGCGGACCGTGCTTGGCCATGAAGCCGGTCGTTTCCGAACTGATCGCTCGCGGAGTCCCCGTCCGCCAAGTCGATGTCGGCAGCGAAACTCACTTGGCCCGCCGGTTTGGAATCCGCAGCACACCGACCTATGTGGTCCTTCGCGAAGGAAAAGAAGTCACGCGATTGCTGGGCGTTCAATCAGTGAGCGAACTCTCTGCCGCCTTGAACCAATCCGCTGCTGGGCCCCTGATTCCCACACGCAGTTCTTCGACCGAACAAGCTTGGAACGAACCTCAAACCCGGTTGGCCCCCCTGACCTCCGGACAAAACGCCGTCGATCACAGCCCACGCCGAGCAATCCGAAAAGAGCGAGCCGACAGCGGTTCAAATTTCGCTGGCGATTGGCAATCGATGAACAACGCTAACGGATCCTCCGAACGCTTGGTCAGCGCTCGCGATGCCGCCATGGAGCCGATGCCCAGCATGTCGCTGGCGGGCGCCATTGAGAACGCAAAAGCCGCAACGGTTCGCTTGCGAGTCTTCGACGGTCGCGGATACGGCGCCGGCACCGGAACGATCATCGACACCAACGGCGACGAAGCCTTGGTGCTGACATGCGGCCACTTGTTCCGTGATGGCGAAGGCAAAGACCGAATCGAAGTGGACCTGTTTGTCGCTGGTGAAGTCCGCACCGTCGAAGGCCAAGTGGTCGATTACGACGCTGGCGACCGCGACATCGGTCTGGTTGCCATTCGACCTGGTTTCCCAGTCACTCCCGTGAAGGTGATTCAAGAAGGCGAGAAGGTCAAAGTCGGACAAACCGCATTCAGCTATGGATGCGATCGAGGCGATGACCCAAGTCGTCGCGACACCCGAATCACTGGTGTCGACAAATACAACCAAAACCTGGGCATGTCCAATCTTGAGATCGACGGTGCCCCGATTGATGGCCGCAGCGGTGGTGGCTTGTTTGACGACCGTGGCGTGTTGATCGGTGTGTGCAATGCAGCCGACTACAAATCTGACTTGGGCATTTACACCGGACCAGGTTCGGTCCACTGGCAATTGGAACGGATTCAACTGGGGCGTTTGTATCAAGGCAGCCCCGCCGCTCCCGTCAGCAACGACCTGGCATCGACCGAGTCGGCTCCTTCGCCACCTTCGAATCAATTCGTTGGCGAACCAGCACTCAACGCCCCCAGCCAAAACGGTGCGAGCGGCCGCCAGTTCGGTGCAGCAACCGCAGGTGCCGCAACCGAAATGA
- a CDS encoding tetratricopeptide repeat protein — translation MNALFDSFRWAVRIGSSAFAIATVCWISPGLCVAAKPGQPVVARVEMQFAKEDKVVDVIAKGDLLTVVEDRGEDYVIVTHDGTRGAVDKVNAVELAESTEIYTDLIEEFPEEGRYHTLRASAWWALGKQEKAMEDFNEAIDKGYEVAHAYSSRGLFFAARGEHESAIKDYERALKLDPEDITPLINRAAVRMAQREFEAAIGDYTEALEVREGNAGLLRQRALAYKSAGEMEKAIEDYDAIVDDNPEDVAAIMGRGYIRFQQHEYAAAAADFSAALELNEKDPVAWNNRGYNRYQLGKAKDALTDYEKAIELAPEYGLAHQNRAWLLATTDDKSLRDADAAVEAAKKACELNGYGNVSDLSALAAALAAQGEFKEAVGWQEKVVESAPEDAKEFAGKILDRYRAGKPYISDPAAAEKADLEAAEKAANAKAEKENAAAKKAAAKRLAEEAEKDAKATGLEKAE, via the coding sequence ATGAACGCCCTATTTGATTCCTTCCGTTGGGCCGTCCGCATCGGATCCTCCGCTTTCGCAATCGCCACGGTTTGCTGGATCAGTCCCGGACTCTGCGTCGCAGCCAAACCAGGCCAACCGGTCGTCGCTCGCGTCGAAATGCAATTCGCGAAAGAAGACAAGGTCGTCGATGTCATCGCCAAAGGTGATCTGCTGACCGTCGTCGAAGATCGCGGGGAAGATTATGTGATCGTGACCCACGATGGGACTCGCGGTGCCGTCGACAAAGTCAACGCGGTCGAGCTGGCTGAATCGACCGAGATCTACACGGATCTGATCGAAGAATTCCCCGAGGAGGGCCGCTACCACACGCTCCGCGCGTCGGCATGGTGGGCACTGGGCAAACAAGAAAAGGCAATGGAGGACTTCAACGAAGCCATCGACAAGGGCTACGAAGTCGCTCACGCCTACAGCAGCCGAGGCCTGTTTTTCGCGGCTCGCGGCGAACATGAGTCCGCCATCAAAGACTACGAACGTGCGTTGAAGCTCGATCCCGAGGACATCACCCCTCTCATCAATCGAGCCGCCGTTCGAATGGCTCAGCGTGAATTCGAAGCCGCAATCGGCGACTACACCGAAGCTCTCGAGGTACGAGAGGGCAACGCGGGGCTACTTCGGCAGCGAGCTTTGGCTTACAAGTCCGCCGGTGAGATGGAAAAAGCCATCGAGGACTACGACGCGATTGTCGACGACAACCCGGAAGACGTCGCGGCGATCATGGGCAGAGGCTACATCCGTTTTCAGCAGCACGAATACGCCGCGGCCGCCGCCGATTTTTCAGCGGCGCTTGAGTTGAACGAGAAAGACCCCGTCGCCTGGAACAATCGCGGATACAACCGTTACCAGCTTGGCAAAGCGAAGGACGCGCTCACGGATTACGAGAAGGCGATCGAGTTGGCTCCCGAATACGGGTTGGCCCACCAGAACCGAGCTTGGTTGTTGGCGACCACCGACGACAAATCGTTGCGAGACGCTGACGCCGCCGTTGAAGCCGCGAAAAAGGCCTGCGAACTCAATGGCTACGGCAACGTCAGCGACCTGTCCGCATTGGCGGCGGCGCTCGCGGCTCAAGGGGAATTCAAGGAAGCGGTTGGTTGGCAAGAAAAGGTAGTCGAGTCGGCTCCCGAAGACGCCAAAGAATTCGCGGGCAAAATCTTGGACCGATATCGAGCTGGAAAGCCCTATATCTCGGACCCCGCCGCGGCTGAGAAAGCTGACTTGGAAGCGGCCGAGAAAGCAGCCAATGCAAAAGCCGAGAAAGAAAACGCGGCTGCGAAGAAAGCCGCGGCGAAGCGATTGGCTGAAGAAGCTGAAAAAGACGCGAAAGCGACGGGATTGGAGAAGGCCGAGTAG